In the genome of Eggerthella sp. YY7918, one region contains:
- a CDS encoding HemK/PrmC family methyltransferase, which translates to MVNDIWTIKAALEWTVGYLERKGDESPRISAQWLLSEATGLSRIELYANFDRPLSMEERDVLRGYVTRRGKGEPLQYITGEVGFRHITVKVRPGVLIPRPETEVLVSEALALLPAPPKRVAADSLPEADSVSAPDVSLGLDDGLGEQRFSETADEGVSSEEPANVSRETFASEEPAELLIADLCTGSGCIACSLAYEHPLAHVVATDLAPEAVALARENAEALNLADRIDVVECDLGEGVDVALLGTFDLVVSNPPYVPTAVLAEIPREVVDFEPALALDGGSDGLDVLRRLLPWCTRALKPGGGFAFELHEGHLDEAAALAREAGFDAVRIMYDLTDRPRVLTGRAPAA; encoded by the coding sequence ATGGTGAATGATATCTGGACTATAAAGGCTGCCCTTGAGTGGACGGTGGGGTACCTTGAGCGCAAGGGGGACGAGAGTCCGCGTATCTCGGCGCAGTGGTTGCTGTCTGAGGCGACGGGGCTTTCGCGGATTGAGCTGTATGCGAACTTCGATCGGCCGCTGTCGATGGAGGAGCGCGACGTACTGCGCGGTTATGTAACGCGTCGCGGCAAGGGCGAGCCGTTGCAGTACATTACCGGTGAAGTGGGGTTTCGGCACATCACGGTGAAGGTGCGCCCCGGTGTGCTTATTCCGCGTCCTGAAACCGAGGTGCTGGTGAGCGAGGCGCTCGCTCTGCTGCCCGCACCGCCAAAGCGCGTAGCTGCGGACTCCCTGCCCGAAGCCGACTCCGTTTCAGCCCCTGACGTTTCCCTTGGCTTGGACGATGGACTTGGAGAACAGCGCTTCTCTGAAACGGCCGATGAAGGCGTCTCCTCGGAGGAGCCCGCGAATGTTTCACGTGAAACATTCGCTTCTGAAGAACCCGCCGAATTGCTCATTGCCGACCTGTGCACCGGTTCGGGCTGTATCGCCTGCTCGCTTGCCTATGAGCACCCGCTTGCGCACGTCGTCGCCACCGACCTTGCGCCAGAAGCCGTGGCGCTCGCCCGTGAGAATGCCGAAGCCCTCAACCTTGCCGATCGCATTGACGTCGTAGAATGCGACCTGGGGGAGGGTGTGGATGTGGCGCTGCTCGGCACGTTTGACCTCGTCGTATCCAATCCGCCCTATGTTCCCACGGCGGTGCTTGCCGAAATCCCACGCGAGGTGGTCGACTTCGAGCCCGCTCTCGCGCTTGACGGTGGCAGCGATGGCCTCGATGTACTGCGACGCTTGCTTCCTTGGTGCACCCGCGCGCTCAAGCCGGGAGGCGGTTTCGCCTTCGAACTGCACGAAGGTCACCTTGATGAGGCCGCCGCGCTTGCGCGCGAAGCGGGTTTCGACGCGGTGCGCATCATGTACGACCTTACCGATCGTCCTCGCGTTCTTACGGGACGCGCGCCTGCCGCGTAG
- a CDS encoding AAA family ATPase produces the protein MRILSVTVGGFRNVEETTFELGGIVGLVSPNNYGKTNVLDAISFAIDFIQASVRERKAMMGNVGGMPLSKQLAESEFKFLVEFEEPCLGEYRFIRYGFRFVWARDDGAGRTIVDETLEINSRRGGLWSSYLKRQEGKYRSSHNTRSFRSIGLDDAQLAIDVLTSLENIDINPAIRMIKEISFGVCDSLDAANRYASLPFEFVDASSEDKNVLFDDEDLPRALYRLKQSDYERFDVFRYAILTLFPEFEDISVDAYEVRPETKERYGFIDTSLENEDGGEKSIPFHIKDELYKVSVTSRYLNQPVNISMMSTGTKRIIWLLANVVIANKQEASMLGVEEVETSIHPRMVQELLEMIDENLGDTSMLVTSHSPYLIQYLKPRNLYIGVPNDSGVASFKKIKEQAVPLMIKSARERGFGFGEYVFSLMSSDNDGAQVLASYLED, from the coding sequence ATGAGAATCCTAAGTGTCACGGTAGGTGGATTTCGAAATGTCGAAGAAACAACCTTTGAGCTTGGGGGTATTGTAGGACTGGTATCTCCAAATAACTATGGAAAAACAAACGTACTTGATGCGATCTCATTCGCAATTGATTTTATTCAAGCAAGCGTGCGTGAGCGAAAAGCTATGATGGGCAATGTTGGTGGAATGCCGTTAAGTAAGCAACTTGCTGAAAGTGAATTCAAGTTCCTTGTGGAATTTGAGGAACCATGTTTGGGCGAATATCGCTTTATTCGATATGGTTTTCGATTTGTGTGGGCGCGTGATGATGGGGCGGGGCGAACCATTGTCGATGAAACACTTGAGATTAATTCCAGACGAGGTGGTTTGTGGTCGAGCTACCTGAAACGACAAGAAGGCAAGTATCGTTCAAGTCACAATACCAGGTCGTTTCGCTCGATTGGTCTCGACGATGCACAGCTTGCTATTGATGTGCTCACTTCTCTCGAAAATATCGACATTAATCCTGCTATTCGGATGATTAAGGAAATCTCTTTTGGAGTGTGCGATTCTCTTGACGCGGCAAATCGTTACGCTTCTCTTCCGTTTGAATTTGTTGATGCATCTTCGGAAGACAAAAACGTGCTGTTTGATGATGAAGATCTTCCTCGGGCGCTCTATCGCCTGAAGCAAAGTGACTATGAGCGGTTTGACGTGTTTCGATACGCTATTCTTACCCTATTCCCCGAATTCGAAGATATTTCAGTTGATGCTTATGAGGTTCGCCCTGAAACAAAAGAGCGCTATGGCTTTATTGACACTTCGCTTGAAAATGAGGACGGAGGCGAGAAATCAATTCCGTTTCATATCAAAGATGAACTTTATAAGGTGAGCGTAACTAGTCGTTATTTGAATCAGCCGGTCAATATTTCGATGATGTCAACAGGAACAAAAAGAATTATTTGGCTCCTGGCAAACGTGGTTATTGCGAACAAACAGGAAGCTAGTATGCTTGGCGTGGAAGAGGTGGAGACAAGCATTCATCCTCGAATGGTTCAGGAGCTTCTTGAAATGATCGACGAAAACCTCGGGGACACCTCAATGTTGGTAACAAGTCATTCGCCTTATCTTATTCAATACCTGAAGCCTCGCAATCTTTATATTGGTGTTCCTAACGATTCGGGCGTGGCATCGTTTAAGAAAATTAAAGAACAAGCTGTTCCACTTATGATAAAGTCAGCTCGCGAGCGCGGATTCGGATTTGGGGAATATGTATTCAGCTTGATGTCTTCAGATAATGATGGCGCGCAAGTGCTCGCTTCCTATTTAGAGGACTAG
- the prfA gene encoding peptide chain release factor 1 → MQDTDMREKLVKIIEAYEDLQVKMGDPAVLADQKEYNRLAKEYANQGPLAHKAQEYVQAADDLAEAKEMLADPDMKEFAQEEIAEIEAKLPALEEDIKIMLIPADPADDKDIIVEIRAAAGGDEAAIFAGDLYKMYERFASGQGWKTETMDVSPSEAGGFKEIQFKVKGDHVYSVMKFESGVHRVQRVPKTESQGRIHTSTATVAVLPEADEVEVEINENDLRIDVYRAGGPGGQCVNTTDSAVRITHLPSGLVVQSQDQKSQLQNKIAAMAVLRARLYEKMLAEQQAAEGAKRLAQIGSGDRSEKIRTYNGPQDRVTDHRIGYNGTYNGVLLGDGLGDVITALQAADRAQKLEEAV, encoded by the coding sequence ATGCAGGATACTGACATGCGCGAGAAGCTCGTCAAAATCATCGAGGCCTATGAGGATTTGCAGGTCAAGATGGGTGATCCGGCTGTTCTCGCAGATCAAAAAGAATACAACCGCCTGGCCAAAGAGTACGCGAACCAAGGACCGCTTGCTCACAAGGCACAAGAATACGTGCAGGCTGCCGACGATTTGGCTGAAGCCAAAGAGATGCTGGCAGACCCTGACATGAAGGAGTTTGCGCAGGAGGAAATTGCCGAGATTGAGGCGAAGCTTCCCGCGCTCGAAGAAGACATCAAAATCATGCTCATCCCGGCCGATCCGGCTGATGACAAGGACATCATCGTGGAGATCCGTGCGGCGGCGGGTGGCGATGAGGCGGCCATCTTCGCGGGCGATCTGTACAAGATGTACGAGCGCTTTGCGAGCGGTCAGGGCTGGAAGACCGAAACCATGGACGTTTCGCCTTCTGAGGCTGGCGGCTTCAAGGAAATTCAGTTCAAGGTTAAGGGCGACCACGTGTACTCGGTCATGAAGTTTGAAAGCGGTGTGCACCGCGTGCAGCGCGTCCCCAAGACCGAGAGCCAAGGACGTATCCACACTTCGACGGCAACGGTGGCGGTGCTGCCCGAGGCCGACGAGGTGGAGGTTGAAATCAACGAGAACGACCTGCGCATCGACGTGTACCGTGCCGGCGGCCCGGGTGGTCAGTGCGTGAACACCACCGACTCGGCCGTGCGCATTACCCATCTACCTTCTGGTCTGGTGGTGCAGTCGCAGGATCAGAAGTCGCAGCTGCAGAACAAGATTGCCGCTATGGCCGTGCTGCGTGCACGCCTGTACGAGAAGATGCTCGCCGAGCAGCAGGCGGCCGAAGGTGCCAAGCGCCTCGCGCAGATCGGCTCGGGCGACCGCTCGGAGAAAATTCGCACCTATAACGGTCCGCAGGACCGCGTGACCGATCACCGTATCGGGTATAACGGCACCTACAACGGGGTACTTTTGGGCGACGGCTTGGGCGATGTGATTACCGCCCTCCAAGCCGCCGACCGCGCCCAGAAGCTCGAAGAAGCGGTCTAG
- a CDS encoding LysR family transcriptional regulator, whose translation MLEYSREFMVLASRLNYTAAAAELNVSQPSLSRHMALLEKEVGFKLLERNPVALTPAGRYYLEVISDIVGRLDAAVERGRVISREGGNTVSISMVPSDCPYSDIIYGAIARLREERVDFVPRFLSDKTRTVFEAVASGLADVGVLLDLPDQLPDELACEWLVDSPFDAWLHEESPVLNHQPVLFEDLADCRLVCSTNQQFRTWLDGMSTAFRQHGMEPKLRLKDLEDMTSFMLELQPDELLLGSDTGAGSGYNTHLVRIRFNDPTLVYSAYLLYRCNPVRPLVERFVRTCHELADS comes from the coding sequence ATGCTTGAATATTCAAGAGAATTCATGGTGCTGGCATCACGGCTGAATTACACAGCTGCGGCGGCTGAACTTAACGTGTCACAGCCGAGTTTGAGTCGTCATATGGCTCTTCTTGAAAAAGAAGTGGGTTTCAAGCTGTTGGAGCGCAACCCTGTGGCACTCACACCTGCTGGACGTTATTACCTAGAGGTGATTAGCGATATTGTTGGAAGACTTGATGCCGCTGTTGAGCGCGGACGGGTTATATCTCGCGAAGGGGGCAATACGGTCTCTATCAGCATGGTGCCTTCGGATTGTCCTTATTCTGACATCATATATGGTGCTATAGCTCGTTTGCGCGAAGAACGTGTCGACTTCGTTCCTCGGTTTCTTTCTGATAAGACACGCACCGTGTTTGAAGCCGTCGCTTCAGGATTGGCAGATGTGGGAGTGCTCCTTGATTTACCCGATCAGCTGCCAGACGAACTTGCTTGCGAATGGCTGGTTGATTCGCCTTTTGATGCTTGGCTGCATGAAGAAAGCCCGGTTTTGAACCATCAGCCCGTTCTCTTTGAAGACCTAGCTGATTGCCGGTTAGTGTGTTCAACCAATCAACAGTTTCGTACCTGGCTCGATGGGATGAGCACGGCATTTCGGCAGCACGGCATGGAGCCAAAGCTTCGTTTGAAGGATTTAGAGGATATGACAAGCTTTATGCTTGAATTGCAGCCTGACGAGCTGTTACTGGGATCGGATACAGGTGCGGGCTCAGGATACAACACTCATTTGGTCAGAATTAGATTCAACGATCCTACTTTGGTCTATTCGGCGTATCTCCTTTACCGATGCAATCCCGTGCGTCCTTTAGTGGAGCGCTTTGTGCGAACCTGTCATGAGCTCGCCGATAGCTAA
- a CDS encoding FAD-binding protein — MSISRRTFLEGALVAGGVATAGMLAGCAGETEQKASTPSDAQAAKPTRDDIAVPHTTSEHVASFDMCTFDVEDPAPLDPPETWDKEVDIVVAGTGGGLAGAARAAYLGNSVLALEVSDTYGGVSKSACLYYFATGTKSQTKAGLPDLSEALIAQTLAAYPKGEKYPKHVSNCIHGMQDLIAWTEELGMEWEPGWIDGEQKVAMALAPKGSQESGNSYRMLTAAEDFYNDVFTKNGGEYLFNTPITGLVMENGRVIGAQATPKDGEPLFIKANKGVILATGGMCNNIEMLKRYCPSGFYRCMVSNASTNDNGDGIRLGFGAGAQFDGFNNHGHFDGGIEGVDWNHMLYAADIQIARQPWLQMDTRGDRVVYDISSYEDTGAQIMAMPESKVFSFFDANWEQYCEGFVLPMCRNLTKPDMVNQERWNGTLDPDYRNGVKSAIEEGRIKQGNTPEELAEAMGIAPEFVVNAFKEWNEMVASGDGSAYGYQPEWLHPLDTPPYYGQALGAMMYSSRAGLSIDENQQVIARNGLVIPGLYASGQTSGRPATCVCGDVGYAAVSAFNAANHLDANA; from the coding sequence ATGAGTATCAGTCGCAGAACGTTCTTAGAAGGCGCTTTGGTCGCAGGTGGTGTCGCCACAGCAGGAATGCTTGCCGGATGCGCAGGAGAGACAGAGCAGAAGGCCAGTACCCCGTCCGACGCGCAAGCGGCAAAACCGACGCGTGACGACATCGCCGTACCCCACACCACCTCTGAGCATGTTGCCAGTTTTGACATGTGCACATTCGATGTCGAAGACCCAGCGCCGCTTGATCCTCCCGAAACATGGGACAAAGAAGTGGATATCGTGGTGGCTGGTACGGGCGGCGGGCTGGCAGGTGCGGCACGTGCAGCCTATCTGGGAAATTCGGTTCTTGCTTTGGAGGTAAGCGATACGTATGGCGGTGTCAGCAAGAGTGCATGTTTGTACTACTTTGCTACAGGAACGAAAAGCCAAACCAAAGCAGGTCTACCCGATCTCTCCGAAGCGCTCATCGCTCAAACGCTCGCTGCTTATCCCAAAGGCGAAAAATACCCTAAACACGTTTCTAACTGCATCCATGGCATGCAAGATCTTATCGCGTGGACTGAGGAGCTGGGCATGGAGTGGGAACCTGGCTGGATAGACGGCGAGCAGAAGGTTGCCATGGCCCTTGCTCCAAAAGGTTCACAGGAAAGCGGCAACTCCTACCGCATGCTCACAGCTGCGGAGGATTTCTACAACGACGTGTTTACCAAAAACGGCGGAGAGTACTTGTTCAACACGCCCATTACGGGACTCGTCATGGAAAATGGGCGCGTGATTGGCGCACAAGCCACCCCGAAAGACGGAGAGCCGTTGTTCATAAAAGCGAACAAGGGTGTAATTCTGGCCACCGGCGGTATGTGCAACAACATCGAAATGCTCAAACGGTATTGCCCAAGCGGCTTTTATCGCTGCATGGTATCGAACGCCAGTACAAACGATAACGGCGACGGTATTCGCCTAGGCTTTGGAGCGGGAGCGCAATTCGATGGCTTCAATAATCATGGACACTTCGACGGAGGTATTGAAGGGGTCGACTGGAACCATATGCTGTATGCAGCCGATATTCAAATCGCCCGCCAGCCTTGGCTTCAGATGGACACACGGGGTGACCGCGTGGTATACGATATCAGCTCCTACGAAGATACCGGGGCGCAAATAATGGCTATGCCCGAATCGAAGGTGTTTAGCTTTTTTGATGCCAACTGGGAACAGTATTGCGAAGGCTTCGTACTGCCCATGTGCCGCAATCTCACCAAACCCGATATGGTAAACCAAGAACGTTGGAACGGAACGCTCGACCCCGACTACCGCAATGGCGTAAAGAGTGCCATTGAAGAAGGACGCATCAAGCAAGGCAATACTCCTGAGGAACTTGCTGAAGCAATGGGTATCGCACCGGAATTCGTGGTAAACGCCTTCAAAGAATGGAACGAAATGGTGGCCTCAGGCGACGGAAGCGCTTATGGATATCAACCTGAATGGTTACATCCGCTTGACACACCACCCTATTATGGCCAAGCGCTGGGTGCCATGATGTATTCAAGTCGCGCAGGACTTTCAATTGACGAGAATCAGCAAGTTATTGCTAGAAACGGCTTGGTTATCCCCGGTTTGTACGCTTCTGGACAAACCTCCGGACGTCCGGCGACATGCGTGTGCGGTGACGTAGGATACGCGGCTGTATCGGCCTTCAATGCCGCAAACCACCTTGACGCAAACGCTTAG
- the trxB gene encoding thioredoxin-disulfide reductase yields the protein MTEENVIDLAVIGAGSAGMTAGLYAARAGLDVVLFERISPGGQLAQTEHIENYPGFPEGAEGFELAFAMKQQADRFGVRNVSEEVLGVDFTVNPKVLKTAFGEYYARSVIIATGARPRKLGLELEEELQGRGVSYCATCDGNFFRDKTAMVVGGGNTAAGDAIYLSRICKKVYLVHRRDKLRATAIYHKRLEDLPNLEFVWKAVPRKLVADEGSLAGVRVEMLETGEERDIAVDGLFVAVGTEPNTEFLDDALTLDGTGYIVADESGVTEVPGVFAAGDVRTKRLRQVVTAVADGALCAEEAAEYLAI from the coding sequence ATGACAGAGGAAAACGTGATCGATCTTGCCGTGATCGGTGCGGGATCGGCAGGCATGACGGCGGGGCTCTATGCGGCTCGCGCCGGACTCGATGTCGTCTTGTTTGAGCGCATTTCTCCCGGTGGGCAGCTTGCGCAGACCGAGCATATAGAAAACTATCCGGGCTTTCCGGAAGGCGCAGAAGGCTTTGAACTCGCTTTTGCGATGAAGCAGCAAGCCGACCGTTTTGGCGTGCGCAACGTGAGCGAGGAAGTGCTCGGCGTCGATTTCACGGTTAACCCCAAGGTGCTCAAAACGGCGTTCGGCGAATACTACGCGCGAAGCGTCATCATTGCCACCGGCGCCCGCCCGCGCAAGCTAGGGCTTGAGCTGGAGGAAGAACTTCAGGGTCGCGGCGTGTCATACTGCGCCACCTGTGACGGCAACTTCTTCCGCGACAAGACGGCCATGGTGGTGGGCGGCGGCAATACGGCCGCAGGCGATGCCATCTATCTGTCGCGTATCTGCAAGAAAGTATATCTGGTGCACCGTCGCGACAAGCTGCGTGCTACGGCCATTTATCACAAGCGTTTGGAGGATTTGCCGAACCTTGAATTTGTATGGAAAGCGGTGCCGCGCAAGCTTGTAGCCGACGAAGGGTCGCTTGCGGGCGTGCGTGTGGAGATGCTCGAGACAGGCGAGGAGCGCGATATCGCCGTGGATGGCTTGTTTGTAGCGGTGGGTACCGAGCCGAATACCGAGTTTCTTGACGATGCGCTCACTCTTGACGGGACGGGATACATCGTAGCCGACGAGTCGGGTGTGACCGAGGTTCCGGGTGTCTTTGCCGCGGGCGATGTGCGCACCAAGCGTTTGCGTCAGGTGGTTACCGCCGTGGCCGACGGCGCCCTCTGCGCTGAAGAAGCTGCCGAATATCTTGCCATATAA
- a CDS encoding MATE family efflux transporter — protein sequence MIEKSMLKEYVRYIVPTMLTFTLASVYSIVDGVFVGHAVGDAGLAGINVAFPLVAFIMAVGTGIGMGGGVISSIARGSGDEAKSRRAVGTTFLMLIVAALPIMALLFLAAEPVCALLGGRGETLAQAVSYISVIAWGVPFQIIVTGCTPLIRNQGRVAFAMAVQVFAGAMNVVLDYVFVILLGAGTAGAAEATVVSQALAFILVAGFFLKKSNRIARADLRIDGRIALHALKLGMAPFGLTILPEATVVAININLAMYGGETALAAYAVVSYTACVIQMLIQGVGDGSQPLISKHYGAGDFDAVRRFRNTNYLITISLGALGLLAMYLLRDQVPLLFGASAQTAGLIAWALPIFSTAYVFYGFTHASTSYFYAVDDAKASNAIVYGEAVLVIAVVFGIAALFGLDGIWFSVTIVQMILAVAAGALLRWRHHRRVTAANQVREASALGA from the coding sequence ATGATCGAGAAGAGCATGCTGAAGGAATATGTGCGCTATATTGTGCCCACGATGCTGACGTTTACGCTTGCGAGCGTCTACAGCATCGTGGACGGCGTGTTCGTGGGCCATGCGGTGGGCGATGCCGGATTGGCTGGCATTAACGTGGCGTTTCCGCTGGTTGCGTTCATCATGGCGGTGGGTACCGGCATCGGTATGGGCGGCGGCGTGATTTCGTCCATTGCGCGTGGCTCGGGCGACGAGGCTAAATCGCGTCGCGCAGTGGGCACCACGTTTCTCATGCTGATCGTGGCGGCCCTGCCCATTATGGCGCTTTTGTTTCTGGCGGCAGAGCCGGTGTGTGCGCTTTTGGGCGGTCGGGGAGAGACGTTGGCGCAAGCCGTATCCTACATTTCCGTTATCGCCTGGGGCGTGCCCTTCCAAATTATCGTGACGGGCTGCACGCCGCTCATTCGAAATCAAGGGCGCGTAGCCTTTGCGATGGCGGTGCAGGTGTTTGCCGGCGCGATGAACGTGGTGCTCGACTACGTGTTTGTCATCCTGCTGGGTGCGGGCACGGCGGGTGCGGCTGAAGCGACGGTCGTTTCGCAGGCGCTTGCCTTCATTCTCGTGGCGGGATTCTTCCTGAAAAAGAGCAACCGTATTGCGCGTGCCGACTTGCGTATCGATGGGCGCATTGCCCTTCATGCGCTCAAGTTGGGCATGGCTCCTTTCGGTCTGACGATTCTGCCCGAGGCGACCGTGGTGGCCATCAATATCAATCTGGCAATGTACGGCGGCGAGACGGCGCTGGCGGCGTACGCGGTCGTGTCCTATACGGCGTGTGTCATTCAGATGCTCATTCAGGGTGTGGGAGACGGCAGCCAGCCGCTTATTTCCAAGCACTACGGTGCGGGGGATTTCGATGCAGTGCGGCGTTTCCGTAATACGAACTACCTCATCACCATCAGTCTGGGCGCTTTAGGCCTTCTGGCCATGTATCTTCTGCGCGATCAAGTGCCGCTGTTGTTCGGCGCCTCTGCCCAGACGGCGGGACTCATCGCATGGGCATTGCCTATCTTTTCGACGGCATACGTGTTCTATGGGTTTACGCATGCCTCAACGTCCTACTTCTATGCGGTGGACGACGCGAAGGCCTCCAATGCCATCGTGTATGGCGAGGCTGTGCTAGTGATTGCGGTCGTGTTTGGCATCGCGGCGCTGTTTGGCCTTGATGGTATTTGGTTCTCGGTTACCATCGTCCAGATGATTTTGGCGGTGGCGGCGGGTGCGCTGTTGCGTTGGCGTCATCATCGTCGTGTGACGGCTGCAAACCAAGTGCGTGAAGCAAGCGCGCTTGGAGCGTAG
- a CDS encoding MerR family transcriptional regulator → MNEQRSYDIKEAARHVGVPASTLRYWESKGLIRAGRNPENDYRRYSLHDLIEASEIAFYRKLNVPVKELESYPALSAHELDNALARTETDIEHRIAELEATRTRLAQQRALNAQAERLRNADMQPKTPRITTLHAVDHDSPELWKVLAEEPWRYGVFIDAACPDEVKEAIVDAQTPAASPLWQCTRTDNARTCRECLLKLSPTLDAGNVESLFEQMQASGLEPICIVGSYLLTASEGEDRWDYYHAWVIGRSR, encoded by the coding sequence GTGAACGAGCAACGCTCATACGACATCAAGGAAGCCGCCCGCCACGTGGGAGTGCCCGCATCCACGTTGCGTTACTGGGAAAGCAAAGGACTCATCCGTGCGGGTCGCAATCCTGAAAACGACTATCGTCGCTACTCGCTGCACGACCTTATCGAAGCGAGCGAAATCGCCTTTTATCGCAAGCTCAACGTTCCCGTCAAGGAACTCGAAAGCTATCCGGCACTCTCGGCGCACGAGCTGGACAATGCGCTCGCCCGCACCGAAACCGACATCGAACATCGCATCGCAGAGCTGGAAGCAACGCGTACGCGCCTCGCCCAACAGCGCGCCCTTAACGCACAGGCGGAACGGCTCCGCAACGCCGACATGCAGCCAAAAACACCCCGGATTACAACCCTCCACGCTGTCGACCACGACTCACCCGAACTGTGGAAGGTTCTCGCCGAGGAACCATGGCGCTATGGGGTATTCATCGACGCCGCGTGTCCCGACGAGGTAAAAGAGGCCATCGTCGACGCTCAAACACCTGCAGCATCACCGCTTTGGCAATGCACACGCACAGACAACGCGCGCACCTGCCGAGAATGTCTATTAAAGCTTTCGCCAACCTTGGATGCAGGCAACGTTGAAAGCCTTTTTGAACAGATGCAAGCGAGCGGGCTTGAGCCGATATGCATCGTGGGCAGCTATCTGCTCACCGCCTCGGAGGGCGAAGATCGCTGGGATTACTACCATGCTTGGGTGATTGGACGTTCGCGCTAG
- a CDS encoding helix-turn-helix transcriptional regulator, with protein sequence MASVIDKVKKMFDFDVRPAIVVGLALHWSWIWILFWSSSFYPAFESSGLQQSEALLVDTLWFFSLLANALGLIALFFMGKRLGSLGSRLPFLVVAAVLTTFGSFIVAYPYLLFSPEVRYAGYIVGALLTGAGSAIEFVLWGELLTILGMRQTVVYGVAATIVGGVLYMVTIFFTPFVVRFIAALFPLVEMALFWRQRDIVMRYRAGRVLPVADDAPAAAPSRHTYHKDLFALVVVSLFFATSYGTMKGMFVFGSADLLALRDIINIVALALGAVTILLTMSVFKMDFNHLTYQVALPLMAMGFVCVALPGSFELLGFFFHQLGYQYFYIILWALWPALARNNKQIPAVQFCAAGIASIQTGQLLGSVLGSQLMKAADGRYEIAMISVVAVFIILLVALFAFGNSQSQSGWGVLRPWGEGEVPVSKFYRACEGIAVAQGLSARETEVFHLLSKGRNCEYISKQLVITEATTKTHIQKIYRKLGVHSQQALLDLIEFERKNL encoded by the coding sequence ATGGCGTCAGTGATCGATAAAGTAAAGAAAATGTTCGATTTCGACGTGCGTCCCGCCATCGTCGTGGGTCTTGCACTGCATTGGTCCTGGATTTGGATCCTGTTTTGGAGTTCGTCGTTCTATCCCGCTTTTGAGTCGTCGGGTCTTCAGCAAAGTGAAGCGCTGCTTGTTGACACGCTCTGGTTCTTCTCGTTGTTGGCGAACGCTCTGGGGCTTATCGCGTTGTTTTTCATGGGGAAGCGGCTGGGGTCATTGGGTTCGCGTCTTCCGTTTTTGGTTGTGGCAGCCGTTCTTACTACGTTCGGTTCTTTTATCGTTGCATACCCCTATCTTCTGTTCTCGCCTGAAGTGCGCTATGCGGGCTATATAGTAGGTGCGCTTTTGACCGGGGCGGGGTCGGCCATCGAATTTGTCCTCTGGGGCGAGCTTCTGACCATTCTCGGCATGCGCCAGACGGTGGTGTATGGTGTGGCGGCAACTATTGTGGGCGGCGTGCTGTATATGGTGACCATCTTCTTTACGCCGTTTGTCGTTCGCTTTATCGCTGCGCTCTTTCCGCTCGTTGAGATGGCGTTGTTCTGGCGGCAGCGCGATATTGTTATGCGCTATCGCGCCGGACGGGTGCTACCTGTTGCCGACGACGCTCCCGCTGCCGCCCCTTCGCGGCACACCTATCATAAGGATCTGTTTGCGCTTGTTGTCGTGTCGCTGTTTTTCGCCACGTCATACGGCACGATGAAGGGTATGTTTGTGTTTGGCAGCGCGGATCTTCTGGCGTTGCGCGACATTATTAATATTGTCGCGCTCGCGCTGGGCGCGGTTACCATCTTGCTGACGATGAGCGTGTTCAAGATGGACTTCAACCACCTAACCTATCAGGTGGCGCTGCCGCTTATGGCGATGGGGTTTGTCTGTGTGGCGCTGCCGGGCTCCTTTGAGTTGCTAGGATTTTTCTTCCATCAGCTGGGGTACCAATATTTCTACATCATTCTGTGGGCGCTGTGGCCTGCCCTTGCGCGCAATAACAAACAAATCCCGGCAGTGCAGTTCTGTGCGGCAGGTATCGCCTCTATCCAGACGGGCCAGCTTTTGGGATCTGTTTTAGGATCTCAACTGATGAAGGCGGCGGACGGGCGCTACGAGATCGCAATGATATCGGTTGTGGCCGTGTTCATCATCTTGTTGGTAGCGCTTTTCGCGTTTGGCAACTCGCAGTCGCAGTCGGGGTGGGGCGTGCTGCGGCCGTGGGGCGAGGGCGAGGTGCCGGTATCGAAATTTTATCGGGCGTGCGAGGGAATTGCGGTGGCGCAGGGTCTTTCGGCGCGCGAGACTGAGGTATTTCATTTGCTGTCGAAAGGTCGCAACTGCGAATACATCAGCAAGCAGCTGGTCATTACGGAGGCAACCACCAAAACGCACATTCAAAAGATCTACCGTAAGTTGGGTGTGCATTCGCAACAGGCGCTGCTCGACCTCATTGAGTTTGAACGGAAAAATTTGTAG